A part of Candidatus Bathyarchaeota archaeon genomic DNA contains:
- a CDS encoding radical SAM protein has product MSFIKHFGRKQQVPTGRYSYRGEDKYAGMSLQLRVEADGRGVMVINANTVLHLNQSATSYAYYFMMGHTQAEVVNKIRGIYRVSAQDAKTDYEQLVYTISTLAQTEKIDPVTYLSIEKEEPFTYQYRAPLRMDMALTFRCQNDCLHCYAGGPHQTAELTTEQWKTVIDRLSDVGVFILTFTGGEPTLREDLSELLLYAQNKGMVTGLISNGRRLKDPQYVAELEKAGLDFVQITLESHKPSVHDAITCSEGSWKETVVGIKNAVHSQIYVSTNTTLSKHNEADFLRTIDYIKELGVDAFGCNSLIYSGRAPAAQNEFALSLEALKALLPQIRDKAQLLGLKFLWYTPTQYCQLDPVSMGLGIKTCTAALINACVGPSGEVYPCQSYFESLGNILTEPWMKIWHSPLAEKLRNRGYVEEKCRGCEELGVCGGGCPLELQNKQ; this is encoded by the coding sequence TTGAGTTTCATCAAACACTTTGGCAGAAAACAGCAGGTGCCCACGGGACGCTACAGCTACCGGGGCGAAGACAAATACGCTGGCATGTCGCTGCAGCTGCGGGTGGAAGCCGACGGCCGCGGCGTCATGGTGATTAACGCCAACACCGTTCTGCACCTGAATCAGTCCGCGACGTCATATGCCTACTACTTCATGATGGGGCATACCCAAGCTGAGGTAGTCAACAAAATCCGGGGCATATACCGGGTATCGGCGCAGGACGCCAAAACCGACTATGAACAGCTCGTCTACACCATCAGCACATTGGCGCAGACCGAGAAAATCGACCCCGTCACGTACCTCTCCATCGAAAAAGAGGAGCCCTTCACCTACCAGTACAGGGCGCCGCTGCGGATGGATATGGCGCTTACGTTTCGCTGCCAAAACGATTGCCTCCACTGCTACGCCGGCGGACCCCACCAAACAGCCGAGTTAACCACAGAGCAGTGGAAAACCGTAATTGACCGGCTTAGCGACGTCGGCGTCTTCATCTTAACCTTCACCGGCGGCGAACCCACCCTACGCGAGGACCTATCTGAGCTGCTGCTCTACGCCCAGAACAAGGGCATGGTCACGGGCCTAATCAGCAACGGGCGGCGCCTCAAAGACCCGCAGTACGTGGCAGAACTGGAGAAGGCGGGGCTGGATTTCGTGCAGATAACCCTGGAATCCCATAAGCCCAGCGTGCATGACGCCATAACCTGCTCAGAGGGCAGCTGGAAAGAAACGGTTGTAGGCATCAAAAACGCGGTGCACAGCCAGATCTACGTCTCCACCAACACCACGCTAAGCAAGCATAACGAAGCCGATTTTCTACGCACCATAGACTACATCAAGGAACTCGGCGTGGACGCGTTTGGCTGCAACAGCCTCATCTACAGCGGCAGAGCCCCCGCAGCCCAAAACGAATTCGCCCTCTCCCTCGAAGCGCTTAAGGCGCTGCTGCCCCAGATACGCGACAAAGCCCAACTGCTCGGCCTCAAGTTCCTCTGGTACACCCCCACCCAGTACTGCCAGCTTGACCCCGTCTCGATGGGGCTGGGCATAAAAACCTGCACTGCAGCGCTTATCAACGCCTGCGTGGGCCCCAGCGGCGAGGTGTATCCCTGCCAGAGCTACTTTGAAAGCCTCGGCAACATCCTCACTGAGCCCTGGATGAAAATCTGGCATAGCCCCCTGGCGGAGAAGCTGCGTAACCGAGGCTACGTGGAGGAGAAGTGCCGGGGCTGCGAGGAGCTGGGGGTCTGCGGCGGCGGTTGCCCCCTGGAGCTGCAGAATAAGCAGTAA
- a CDS encoding haloacid dehalogenase-like hydrolase, producing the protein MAQTTKPRLVVFDVEGVLIPKNRFLFDVGKALGFATLLKLLLFGFLYEVGIQKIEPTLRHIFAELRGTETELLGAVFQRIPATPFLKNLCSELKARNCKVAVISSGLPTFLVEKMASEICADYAFGVDVEVRNGRLTGNITGDAIAKNGKLKILCGILNKEGMLTSDCIVVADDRNNRCIFMPGTLKIGFNPDFILRIKADRVVNGRLASILPIIDGKKEKRGFPQTNDFVREDIHAAGFFMPVIAGLVGVPLVASLIIFIAILYTASELCRLEGRSLPLVSSVTRHAASQSELYGFAAAPIYFAVGIVATLLLFPTSPAGAAIAAFCLGDSAASLFGGMLTNSLPFNKGKTIEGSLAGFVFAFLAALFFVPPAWALVAAAVAMTIEVLPLPINDNVSVPIITGAALTLLM; encoded by the coding sequence ATGGCGCAAACAACTAAGCCAAGACTCGTGGTCTTCGACGTTGAAGGAGTGCTGATTCCCAAAAACCGCTTCCTCTTCGACGTCGGCAAAGCCCTCGGCTTCGCTACGCTCCTCAAGCTGCTGCTCTTTGGCTTCCTCTACGAGGTCGGCATCCAAAAAATCGAGCCTACCCTCAGACACATCTTCGCTGAGCTAAGAGGCACAGAAACCGAGCTGCTTGGCGCTGTTTTCCAGAGAATCCCCGCGACTCCCTTCCTTAAGAACCTCTGCAGCGAACTGAAAGCCCGCAACTGCAAAGTGGCAGTCATCAGCTCAGGCTTACCTACCTTTCTAGTTGAGAAAATGGCTTCGGAGATCTGCGCGGACTATGCCTTCGGCGTGGACGTGGAGGTGCGCAACGGCCGCTTAACCGGCAACATCACCGGAGACGCCATAGCCAAAAACGGGAAACTCAAAATCCTCTGCGGCATACTCAACAAGGAGGGCATGTTGACTAGCGACTGCATCGTGGTGGCGGATGACCGAAACAACCGCTGCATCTTTATGCCCGGAACCCTTAAAATCGGCTTCAACCCCGACTTTATCCTACGCATAAAAGCTGACCGCGTCGTCAACGGCAGACTCGCCTCGATCCTACCCATAATCGATGGGAAAAAAGAGAAACGGGGTTTCCCCCAAACTAACGATTTTGTCCGCGAAGACATCCACGCCGCCGGCTTCTTCATGCCCGTCATCGCAGGCCTAGTAGGGGTTCCATTGGTGGCGTCCCTGATTATCTTCATCGCCATCCTCTACACTGCCTCCGAACTCTGCAGACTCGAAGGACGCAGCCTCCCCCTGGTTTCCTCAGTCACCCGCCACGCCGCCTCGCAGTCGGAGCTCTACGGCTTCGCAGCCGCCCCCATCTACTTCGCCGTAGGCATAGTAGCGACGCTGCTTCTGTTTCCGACCTCTCCAGCCGGAGCAGCCATAGCCGCGTTTTGCCTAGGCGACAGCGCCGCCTCGCTCTTCGGCGGAATGCTCACCAACTCTTTGCCGTTTAACAAGGGCAAAACCATAGAGGGCTCCTTGGCAGGCTTTGTCTTCGCGTTTTTAGCTGCGTTGTTCTTTGTGCCGCCGGCTTGGGCGCTGGTCGCCGCCGCCGTAGCCATGACCATCGAGGTGCTACCACTACCCATAAACGATAACGTATCAGTGCCCATCATCACAGGCGCAGCACTAACCCTCCTGATGTAG